In Triticum urartu cultivar G1812 chromosome 6, Tu2.1, whole genome shotgun sequence, the following proteins share a genomic window:
- the LOC125514109 gene encoding rho GTPase-activating protein 5-like, giving the protein MVPSRIRFARQIPLPCCSDTEEEEEEEEEEEEEEEVGEEEVPVASPLILPAARGGVSVVDMVAAALRRSLLLCSNVRAEEGTGTAAAGMQIGQPTEVRHVSHVTFDRFVGFLGLPADLEPEVPRPAPSASVSVFGVSPTSMQCSFDKRGNSVPTILLTMQRKLYLLGGLQAEGVFRINADNRQEQHVREQLNRGVVPDGVDLHCLAGLIKAWFRELPSGVLDSLTPEQVMHCNTEEECSRIASIVPPVEAALLDWAINLMADVVEHENYNKMNARNVAMVFAPNMTQMADPLTALIHAVQVMNFLKTLILKTVKEREEAAAATRGFTSSSGSPSDKDAPQALNLLDNPLNCSSRENVERPMISGATLDHFLFSMEQTLHQDAQASVGEPKKCDTGTAHDKYNDEFSPVDSDFSNSQDDSSSGNKFSNDSVEGLFDRFKFRKGVGRICRHPVFQLSRSMKKSDEAGQACA; this is encoded by the exons ATGGTGCCGTCCCGGATCCGCTTCGCCCGCCAAATCCCCCTCCCCTGCTGCTCTGACaccgaagaggaggaggaggaggaggaggaggaagaagaggaggaggaggtgggggaggaagaggtgccGGTCGCGTCGCCGCTGATACTgccggcggcgaggggaggggtcTCCGTGGTGGATATGGTCGCGGCGGCGCTGCGGAGGTCGCTGCTGCTGTGCAGCAACGTGCGCGCCGAGGAAGGCACCGGCACTGCGGCTGCGGGGATGCAGATAGGGCAGCCCACGGAGGTGCGCCACGTCTCGCACGTCACCTTCGACCGCTTCGTCGGCTTCCTCGGCCTCCCTGCCGACCTCGAGCCCGAGGTGCCGCGCCCCGCGCCCAGCGCCAG TGTAAGTGTATTTGGAGTTTCACCAACGTCCATGCAATGCTCGTTTGATAAAAGAGGAAACAGTGTACCAACAATACTATTGACCATGCAAAGGAAGCTATATTTACTTGGGGGCCTTCAG GCTGAAGGGGTCTTCAGAATAAATGCTGACAATAGACAGGAACAGCATGTCAGGGAGCAACTAAACAGAGGTGTTGTTCCAGATGGAGTTGACTTGCATTGTCTTGCAGGCCTTATAAAG GCATGGTTCCGAGAACTTCCAAGTGGAGTATTAGACTCATTGACTCCAGAACAAGTGATGCATTGCAACACTGAAGAAGAGTGTTCTCGTATTGCGAGTATTGTACCTCCAGTGGAAGCAGCATTACTGGATTGGGCCATTAATCTGATGGCAGATGTtgtggagcatgaaaactacaacAAGATGAATGCTCGCAACGTTGCTATGGTTTTCGCGCCAAACATGACTCAG ATGGCCGATCCCTTAACTGCTTTGATACATGCAGTTCAAGTGATGAATTTTTTGAAGACATTGATACTGAAGACTGTCAAAGAAAGGGAGGAGGCAGCTGCCGCAACAAGGGGATTCACCTCCAGCTCTGGTTCCCCGAGTGACAAAGATGCGCCTCAGGCATTAAATCTTTTGGACAACCCCTTAAATTGCTCAAGTCGGGAAAATGTCGAACGCCCCATGATTAGTGGGGCTACTCTCGACCACTTTCTCTTTAGCATGGAACAAACGCTTCACCAAGATGCGCAAGCCAGTGTCGGAGAACCCAAGAAGTGTGACACCGGTACAGCACATGACAAATACAATGACGAATTTTCTCCTGTGGACAGTGATTTTAGTAATAGCCAAGATGACAGCAGTTCTGGAAACAAATTCAGTAACGACAGTGTGGAAGGTTTGTTTGACAGATTCAAATTTAGGAAAGGGGTAGGCAGAATCTGCAGGCACCCAGTGTTTCAGTTGAGTAGGTCCATGAAGAAGTCTGATGAAGCAGGACAGGCTTGTGCATGA